Part of the Sulfuricurvum kujiense DSM 16994 genome, GCTATAACGATACCGTACCGCATCCACCCCCCTTAATATAGTTGACTCTATTTTACCGTAACAATTGTATACTCTAGGTAAGCGAGTCTCTTAATAGGAGCGTTTAAAAGAGAGAGGATTTCGGCTATTGTCCCCCCGTGGGCGCAGACCAAAATATTTTTCTCAAAGGGAAGTTCGTCCAAAAATGAGGTTAGTCGTCCCCGAAATTCGGTACTCGACTCGTCACATACAAAATCGTGCCATTGCTCTTGCGATTCTAAAAAACGGGGATTATATACTTCCATCCCCTCAATCTCTGTAAAATTTTTTCCCTCGAATTGTTCTTTAAAACGTACTTCCCGCAAGCGTTCATCGGTTTGAAAATCTCCATATCCCAGCTGTTTGAGCGTTTGGGTACAGCGGCTCAGATCGGAGGAGTAGACCGCATCGTACATCTGCGGTAGGATAATCGGGGCAAACAGCTCAGTATCGATGGGAAGATCGGTGTGTCCGATATACCGCCCGTGAAATTCTGTCGATAGAGCCGCATGGCGTAACAGTGTTAGCGACATGTTAGCAGTGCCGTAATGATCAATACCAGTTCCGAGCCCTCCAGCGACATCCCCAGCACATCGCCGTTGATAAAGCCGAGCGATCTTTTGGTTAGAAATGAGAGAAGTAACGCAGTGAGTACCCCTGCGACGAAGAGGGGTAAAAAATTCACCGAGAGGAGATAAAAGCCTAGAGCGCCGCACAAAAGTATCAGCAGTATCAGAGGGACAACGCGGAGATTTTCATGCAGCCGCGTCACAAACGACGAGCGAAATTCGTACGTGCGGATCAATACCAGAAGCGAAAGACGGCTGATAAGGGCTATCGCGATAAAGGGGAGAAACAGATGATGCATCAGGAGTGTCGAGAGGGCGGCGATTTTGAGGAGGGTAAAACTCACGCCATATAAGACCCCCATTGCCCCGACGGTGGGATCTTTGATGATTTCATAGGGATCTTTTCCGCTGTGGGCGGCGTGCACCGCATCGGCGACGTCGATCACCGCTTCGGTGTGGATAAACCCGTAGAGCACCATGTAAATCACGGCGGCGATAATCGCCCCAAGCCACCCAAGCGACTCTAATACACTAAATACCCCTATTGAAAGAGATGCCAAAAGAACTCCGACAAACGGGAGGCTCAGGAGCATCGATTTGAGGACGCGCGGATGGGAGAGGTCATCGTCCGCGTTGAAGCGGATGGGGAGCAGGGTAAAGTAGCTCAGGGCAAATTTTACCCCCAAGATGATTTTATTCACTCGGCACCTCTTTCATGATTTTGAGCCAGTCGCGATCGAACACTTTTTTGATATAGCTCTCGCGGTGGGG contains:
- a CDS encoding histidine phosphatase family protein, whose translation is MSLTLLRHAALSTEFHGRYIGHTDLPIDTELFAPIILPQMYDAVYSSDLSRCTQTLKQLGYGDFQTDERLREVRFKEQFEGKNFTEIEGMEVYNPRFLESQEQWHDFVCDESSTEFRGRLTSFLDELPFEKNILVCAHGGTIAEILSLLNAPIKRLAYLEYTIVTVK
- a CDS encoding adenosylcobinamide-GDP ribazoletransferase, encoding MNKIILGVKFALSYFTLLPIRFNADDDLSHPRVLKSMLLSLPFVGVLLASLSIGVFSVLESLGWLGAIIAAVIYMVLYGFIHTEAVIDVADAVHAAHSGKDPYEIIKDPTVGAMGVLYGVSFTLLKIAALSTLLMHHLFLPFIAIALISRLSLLVLIRTYEFRSSFVTRLHENLRVVPLILLILLCGALGFYLLSVNFLPLFVAGVLTALLLSFLTKRSLGFINGDVLGMSLEGSELVLIITALLTCR